The Pseudomonas solani genome segment ACGCCGCCGGCGATGCCGCTGTCGATCTGCCCGAGGGCGATCTTGTTGGCGACCAGGATGGCCGCCTCCAGGCCGGTGCCGCAGGCCTGCTGGATGTCATAGGCGCTGGTTTCCGGCGCCAGGCGCGAGCCCAGCACGCATTCGCGGGCCAGGTTGAAGTCACGGGAATGCTTGAGCACGGCACCGGCGACGAACTCGCCGATGCGCTCGCCGTGCAGGTTGTAGCGCTCCACCAGGCCTTCCAGCGCGCTGGTGAGCATCTGCTGGTTGGTGGCGGTGGCGTACACCGTGTTGGAACGGGCGAACGGAATGCGATTGCCGCCGACGATGGCGACCCGGCGCAGCTGGGTCATGGGTGACTCCTTGCCTGGGGAATGGATTGCGGTGCGCAACGTTGGCGACAAGACTAGCCGCCCGCCTGGCCGTCGCATTGGCCGCCTTGCCAACAGAGTGGTCAACACGGTCAATTGCGCGATTGTGTTGTCTGCGTAGAGTGAGCCCCACTTCATTTATGCGTGCAGGAGCCTGCCCCCATGTCCGACCGTTATCTCGCCTTCGCCAACTCCAACGCCGGCCGACGCCTGGTCGGCGCCCTCGGGCTGCCCGCGCCGATGCGCCTGGAGCGCTGGATGGCGGGCCGCACCCGGCCGGTGGATGGCGCCCTGCTGCTGGGCGGTGAGGGGGCCCTGGCCGAAGCCGCCAGCGGCGTGCTGAACAAGCTCACCGACCAATCCTTCGCCACCGAGGAAGGCCGCTTCGGCCTGACCCGCTGGACCGCCGAGCACGGCCCGAAACTCAAGGCACTGGTGTTCGACGCCAGCGGCCTGACCCGCTTCGAGCAGCTGATCGAGCTGCGCAACTTCTTCCAGCCGGCCTTCAAGGGCCTGGGCAAGTGCCCGCGCGTGGTGGTGCTGGGCCGCCCGCCGGAGTCGCTGAAGGACACCGTGGCCGCCAGCGTGCAGCGCTCCCTGGAAGGCTTCACCCGCTCCCTGGGCAAGGAAATCCGCCGGGGCGGCAACGTGCAGTTGGTGTACGTCGGCAAGGGTGCCGAGGACCAGCTCGAAGGCGCCCTGCGCTTCTTCCTCTCGCCCAAGAGCGCCTATGTTTCCGGCCAGGTGCTGCGCCTCTCGGCCAGCAGTGCCCAGGTCAAGGACTGGAGCCGCCCGCTCAATGGCCTGAAGGCACTGGTCACCGGCGCCTCCCGCGGCATCGGGGCGGCCATCGCCGAAACCCTGGCCCGTGACGGCGCCGACGTGGTGCTGCTGGACGTGCCCCAGGCCAAGGACTCCCTCGACGCCCTGGCCGCGCGCCTGGGCGGGCGTGGCATCGCCCTGGACATCTGCGCCGCCGACGCCGCCGCGCAGCTGGTGGAAGCGCTGGCGGATGGCCTCGACATCGTGGTGCACAACGCCGGCATCACCCGCGACAAGACCCTGGCGAAGATGAGCGATGCCTTCTGGGACTCGGTGATCAACGTCAACCTCAACGCCCCGCAGGTGCTGACCCAGGCCCTGCTCGACGCCGGCAAGCTGCACGACAACGGTCGCGTGGTGCTGATCGCCTCCATCAGCGGCATCGCCGGCAACATGGGCCAGACCAACTACGCGGTGAGCAAGGCCGGCGTCATCGGCCTGGCCCAGGCCTGGGCCCCGGCCCTGGGCAAGCGCGGTATCACCATCAACGCCGTGGCCCCGGGCTTCATCGAAACCCAGATGACCGCCGCCATCCCCCTGACCATCCGCGAAGCCGGCCGCCGCATGAACTCCATGAGCCAGGGTGGCCTGCCCCAGGACGTCGCCGAAGCCGTGGCCTGGTTCGCCCAGCCCAGCTCGGGGTCGTTGACTGGGCAGGTGATGCGCGTTTGTGGGCAAAGTCTGCTTGGAGCGTAAAAGCAGCTGGAAGCTGGAAGCTGGAAGCTGGAAGCTGGAAGAAAGAGCGTTGGGGGCTGGGAGCTGGTTGTCACTTGTAGGGTGGGCTTCAGCCCACCAGCGATGTAACCGGTGGGCTGAAGCCCACCCTACGCGCAGACCCCCGCTTCCAGCTGGCGACAAGCGACAAGAAAAAAGCCGGGACCTGTGTGCCCGGCTTTGACGTTGCGGTGTGATCGGTGGGCTGAAGCCCACCCTACGCGCAGAACCCTGCTTCCAGCTTCAGGCTTCTAGCTTCCAGCTAGTTCCCCGCTGGCTTCCCGCGCCTGCGGAATTCCACCGGCGTCTCCCCCACCCAGCGTTTGAACGCACGGTAGAAGGTGCTCGGTTCGGAGAAGCCGGTGCGCTCGACTATCACTTCGATGCGCTCGTCGGTTTTCAGCAGCAGTTCCTTGGCCAGGCGGCAGCGGTAGTCGGTGACCAGGTCGTTGAAGCGCACGCCGGCCATGGCCAGGCGTTCGCGCAGGCGGCGGGCGGGCATGTTGAGGCGGGCGGCGACCTGTTCCAGGGTCGCGCCGCCGTCCACCAGCAGTTCGCCGATCAATTCACGCACCTTGCGCACCAGGTCCAGACGCTCCACTTCGGCCAGCTGGCGGCGGGCCAGGGATTCGTGCATGCGCAGCAGTTCCGGAGCGGCGTGGCGCGAGGGCTTGTCCAGCACCGCGGCGTCGAACACCAGGGCATAGCGCTCGGCGCCCAGGCGTGCGGGGCAGCCGTACACCGTCTGGTAACGCTCGGCAGCCGCGCCTTCGGTGTGCATCAGTTGCACTTCGCAGGCCTTGAAGTCGCCTTCGGTCAGGGCGTCGAACAGGCGGATCACCGCGCCGGCGAGCATCTCCGGGAAATGGCGGTTGATGCTGGCGTCCTGCCCCAGGGAGAGCACGGCGCGCTCGCCTTCGACTTCCAGGCGCGCGTTGAGGGTGTCGGACAGCAGGCGCACGTAGCGCAGGGCGTGGCGCAGGCCTTCGCCGAAGGTCTCGCTGGAGAGGAAGAGGTATTCGAGCAGCAGCCCGTGGAAGGCCGGCAGGTGCCCGGCCAGGTGCAGGCCGACGTGCTCCTCGGCGCATTCCTCGGCGGCGGCTTTCCAGAACAGAGTCTGCGCCGTATGGGGGAAACGGCCGGCGGGCAGCCCGCCCGGCGGCAGGCCGACACGCACCAGCACCTTGTCAGGGTCGGCACCGCTGGCTCGCAGGGCGTCGATCACCGGGCGCATCAGCGCCACGTCGTCGGTCAGATCACGCATCATTTTCTGAATATTCTTGTTATGCGGGGCGGGGGCCATCTTATGCATCTTCAGGCCCCCCGCTCAAGGCGCGGATAGCGATTGCAGACGGATTGACTCGCCTGCCAGCACAGCCTGCCCCACGGCCAATGCACCCCGCCTGCGGGCGGCTAAGCTGCACCGTTCCGCAACGAGGAGACTGCCCATGGCCACCGACTGGCTCGACCTGCCTGCCCCACCCGCCCTGCCCGGCCTGTTCGCCCGCGCGGCCCTGCGCCGTGGCGCCACCGGCCGCACCCTGCCGGACCTCGGCCTGCGCAGCCAGGTGGACGTGGATGCCCGGCACCTGGCGCGCTACCGGCAGGTCTGCGGCTTCAAGGACAACGGCCAGCTGCCGCCCACCTACCCGCACATCCTCGCCTTCCCGCTGCAGATGCAGCTGCTCACCGACAAGCGCTTCCCCTTCCCGCTGCTGGGCCTGGTGCATCTGGAAAATCGTATCCGCGTATTGCGCACCCTCGGCGGCCTCGGCCCCTTCCGCGTCAGCGTCGCGGTGGAAGGCCTGCGCCCCCACGACAAGGGCGTGACCTTCAGCCTGATCACCCGCCTGGAAGACCAGCTCGGCCTGCTCTGGGAAGGTGACAGCCGCATCCTCTTCCGTGGCATGCGCCTGGACGGCAACGCCCCCGAGCGCGCAGAGAGCGAAGCCCTGCCGTTGGAGGAGATCGACCACTGGCGCGCCCCGGCGGACATCGGCCGGCGTTACGCCAAGGTCGCCGGCGACTACAACCCGATCCACCTGTCGGCGCCCACCGCCAAGCTGTTCGGCTTCCCCCGCGCCATCGCCCATGGCCTGTGGAACAAGGCGCGCACCCTGGCCGCCCTCGCCTCGCGCCTGCCCGATGCCGGCTACGAAGTGGAGGTGCGTTTCCAGAAGCCGGTGCTGCTGCCCGCCGAGGTGCGCCTGCTGGCCAGCGCCCCCGCCGCCGAGGGCCAGTTCGCCCTGCGCGGCAAGGACGACCTGCCGCACATGGCCGGCAGCTGGGGCCCGCTGCAGGGCTGACGGCCGAGGCTTGCGCGGCGCCAGCCGGCGCACCAAGCTATGCGGCTCCAGGAGAGCCGCATGAACCTCGCAGAACTGACCCAACGCCTGCACGCCATCCGTGACCACAACGATTGGCGGCCATTCCACAGCCCGAAGAACCTGGCCATGGCCGCCAGCGTCGAGATGGCCGAACTGGTGGAAATCTTCCAGTGGCTCAGCGAGGACCAGTCCCGCCAGTTGCCCGCCGCCACGCTCGAGCACGCTGGCCAGGAAGTGGGCGACATCGTCCTCTACCTGCTGCTGATGTGCAGCGAACTGGGCATCGACATGGAGCAGGCGGTACGCGCCAAGCTGGCCGACAGCGAGAGGCGCTTCGTCCAATGAGCGCCACGACCACCGACGACCGT includes the following:
- a CDS encoding 3-oxoacyl-ACP reductase codes for the protein MSDRYLAFANSNAGRRLVGALGLPAPMRLERWMAGRTRPVDGALLLGGEGALAEAASGVLNKLTDQSFATEEGRFGLTRWTAEHGPKLKALVFDASGLTRFEQLIELRNFFQPAFKGLGKCPRVVVLGRPPESLKDTVAASVQRSLEGFTRSLGKEIRRGGNVQLVYVGKGAEDQLEGALRFFLSPKSAYVSGQVLRLSASSAQVKDWSRPLNGLKALVTGASRGIGAAIAETLARDGADVVLLDVPQAKDSLDALAARLGGRGIALDICAADAAAQLVEALADGLDIVVHNAGITRDKTLAKMSDAFWDSVINVNLNAPQVLTQALLDAGKLHDNGRVVLIASISGIAGNMGQTNYAVSKAGVIGLAQAWAPALGKRGITINAVAPGFIETQMTAAIPLTIREAGRRMNSMSQGGLPQDVAEAVAWFAQPSSGSLTGQVMRVCGQSLLGA
- a CDS encoding AraC family transcriptional regulator, producing MRDLTDDVALMRPVIDALRASGADPDKVLVRVGLPPGGLPAGRFPHTAQTLFWKAAAEECAEEHVGLHLAGHLPAFHGLLLEYLFLSSETFGEGLRHALRYVRLLSDTLNARLEVEGERAVLSLGQDASINRHFPEMLAGAVIRLFDALTEGDFKACEVQLMHTEGAAAERYQTVYGCPARLGAERYALVFDAAVLDKPSRHAAPELLRMHESLARRQLAEVERLDLVRKVRELIGELLVDGGATLEQVAARLNMPARRLRERLAMAGVRFNDLVTDYRCRLAKELLLKTDERIEVIVERTGFSEPSTFYRAFKRWVGETPVEFRRRGKPAGN
- a CDS encoding MaoC family dehydratase — encoded protein: MATDWLDLPAPPALPGLFARAALRRGATGRTLPDLGLRSQVDVDARHLARYRQVCGFKDNGQLPPTYPHILAFPLQMQLLTDKRFPFPLLGLVHLENRIRVLRTLGGLGPFRVSVAVEGLRPHDKGVTFSLITRLEDQLGLLWEGDSRILFRGMRLDGNAPERAESEALPLEEIDHWRAPADIGRRYAKVAGDYNPIHLSAPTAKLFGFPRAIAHGLWNKARTLAALASRLPDAGYEVEVRFQKPVLLPAEVRLLASAPAAEGQFALRGKDDLPHMAGSWGPLQG
- a CDS encoding nucleotide pyrophosphohydrolase; this translates as MNLAELTQRLHAIRDHNDWRPFHSPKNLAMAASVEMAELVEIFQWLSEDQSRQLPAATLEHAGQEVGDIVLYLLLMCSELGIDMEQAVRAKLADSERRFVQ